In Sphingobacterium sp. R2, the genomic stretch TATTTGTTAGCAGTACAATCTGACCAAGGTCGTATCCTCCGAGTTGTTCGTCCAAACTGAAATGTGGACTAAAGGTCTCTTTGTGCGTGATGCTTTTTACTTTTATATAATAACGGCCGGCCTTTGTGTCACGGAAAATAAAATGTCCGGTACTATCTGCGACAATAGTTTTTGTTAATGTGCTGTCTTTCGCTTGATGGAGGCTGATATTCACATACGGAATTGCCTGCTTATCTTCACCGATAATTTGACCTTTGATGTGGCTGTTTTTTTGGGCAAAGCTACTGTATACTGTACAAATTAATAGTAGACTAAAGATATGACGATTGAAGTAGAGCATAATGGTATAGTTACGGTATTGCTAAAATTTAAGGTGTTGCTAATGGAGTGCGTTTCGTTTTTTTATCGTTTTTCTTTTCTTTCCCCACCAGATGTAAAATCCTGTGATAGGTAAAGTTGCGCATACAAGTGAGGCAACAAAGTAGATGATTTTGGTTGTCATTCCACCAATAAAACCCGTATGAAGCGCATAGTTGGATCGCATCAACCATTCTGCTGCATTGGCTTCATCAATGGGGCCTTGTTTCCGGCCTGTAAGTTCAAGTGTATTTCGATCGAAATTGAGATCTCGCCAGGTGCCGCCTTCCATATCTGTACATGCTGATACCGTTTTTTCGTCAGGTTCAGGATAATGCACAATAACTGCCTCTTTGTTATACTTTGCATACTCATGGCGTACCTTATACCAAATTTGGTCTGCGACAGCTAGCGCGTCATTTAGTGGCTGATCCGGAAGTTCAGGTTTATTATTCTTTTCCGTTTTTGGTTTGTTGGGATAGCCTCCCGCCATCCAAACGACAGAACTTCGAATCCATGGAAAACTCATAATGAGCCCCGTAAAGCACATGACAAATGCGATTGTTAGTGAATAGAAACCCAATACGTTGTGAAGGTCATAATTGATACGTTTGAATTTTGCTTTCCATTTGATGGTAAAGCTCTGTTCTCTCGATCTGCGGTTCCATTTCTTTGGCCACCATAATACTAGGCCGGTGAGCAGTAGTATGAAAAAGATTAGAGTGCTCCAGCCAACGACTTGCCTGCCTATTTTTTGTGGCATCCAAAGATGACGATGCCCTTCATCCATGAAATGGAAAAAATCCTCATGGTTGACGATCGCAAGTACTTCGGCTGTGTAAGGGTTTACATAGACAAGACTGTCAGAATGATCTAGGGTGACTTTAACTGATTTATCAAGTCCATAATACCAGGCACTCGCAATTTCATACTCAGGAAGAGTCGCTTTAACAGATGTATATATCGCAGATGGAGGGAGCTGTTCTTCTGATTTCTGCGCTGCGACCTGTATATAGTTTGTAGTCAATTCTTTGATGTCATGTTCAAACACAAGTACGCAGCCTGTAATGCCTAAAATGATAACTGGAATACCCGCAGCGATTCCTAACCAAAGGTGTAGCCAGGCATTAATTTTACTAAGCATAATGAGAAACGGTTTTTTATCATCCGATCTGTACATGTTGTTTGGCAGATCGGATGATTGATGATGATTAATAGCTGATTTTGCTCATTGATGATACTTGGGATATACCAGTAAACTTCAATCCTCTTTTTGCTGTAGCGTTGTTGATATCGATGATGTAGGTATAATATTGTTTGTCGTCTTTATCCTGACAGGTATAGTAAGCCTGAGCGCCACCTTTGTCAACATACACGACATCTTTGTATCCCTGTTGTTCATGTGCAGGAATCTCTAAGAGTTCTGTCATTTTTTTTGTTTGTATATCAACGATATACAATTTGACAAGACCACCGCCGATACCTTCAGCTTGTTCGCCTTTATTATAGATCGTCATTAAAAATTTATTGTCTTTAAGATAACTACCCCTTCCTATTTTGCCCTTTCCAAGAGATTCGATATCGAAATAATAGTCTTTATCAAATTCATCTGTCCCCTTTTTGATTCTCAGGAATCCAGATTTGTTTTTTGTGGGCAATGATGCTTCATTTGCCGAGAACCAAACATATGCATCACCTTGATCGTCTACTGCTAAACCTTGTTGAGCAAACCAGTTCCCTATATGGGAACCTCGTCCATCACGGATTGTTTTTTCAAATTTAAGTTCAGGGTAAGAGAAGATACCGATATAGGTCGTATCTGTCGTCGTAAAATCTCCACCCCAGTTATCTGAACCATCTCCGGATTGGAAAGGAATATAGATTTTATTACCTACCTGGAATACACCGGTCCATATTGCCATACGTTTATCCCCTAATACTTTTGAAAGGTCGACCGTATTTTTGTTGGCGATGGAGAAATTTTGCGCATCATAATTTCGTAGTGTGGCGACAGGATTTGCCATGCTTCTGTTGGTTGTCCCTAAAATCACATTTTTCTCGCCATAATTACCAAAGATACCTGCGGTTTCGGCGTTTACCTGATCATCTGTAAGTCTTTGCAGATCGCCTTTGGTATCGATAGTATAAGGAGTGATAGGGCCTTGTCCACCGTATGTCAGGCCAAAAACATGATTGTTTTGATTGATAAAAGAGAATTCTGTTGCAGGCATACCGTTACCAACAATACTTAAATTACCTTGACTAACATCGTCCGTAGTAACAATATAAGTACCTGATGAGCCCGACTCCGAACTCCCTTGACCAGTTACGATAAAGACAAATTTTTCCTTTTTTTTCGAGTTTCCCTGATCTTCTCCTCCTTCGACAGGTTTGTCCTTGGAGCATGCGGTAATTGCTAATACGCTACAGGCTACAGTAAGCAATCTGAAGTAATTTGACTTTTTCATTTTGAGTTATTTAATAAATTGTTTGTTATTTTTTACGTATAAAGTATCTGAATTTGACATTGAAGGATCGACTCGGTTTCTGCATCTCAAAGTTGTCGTATCGTGTTGCGTCGGTTAGGTTATTACATTCCAATGCCACATTGTATTTCCCCGAAGCCATCGCATAGACAATGTTGACATCGTGGGATAGCTGTTCAGGGATAATGAAACGCTGTGCTGGTGTGCCCAAACTTGGAAAATCCAAAAAGAAAGCATGGATATATTGGAGATTGTAACCGATCGTCAATGTATTGTGTTTACCTCCGAAGTGATGCAAATAATAGGCGGCATCCGCATTCCCATATAAATACGGGATATTGGGCATGCGATCCTTATAAACACTGCTTTCTACGACTTGGCCGGGCTCAACCTTTGTATTATTGATTATGTTTTGGTAGGTTAGATTCCCACCGATAGAGAACCTATTTTTATAGAAATATTTTACATTAATATCGACCCCGTTATTGAGTACACTCCTTAAATTGAGGTATTTACTTTCTCTCTTATTGCTTGAGTTTAGCGGACTGATGTAAAGTCTTATAAAATCAGTTGCATTTCTATAGGTATAGTTAGCATCTATAATGATATGGTTATTCTCATTCCATTTTTTTGTGTAGGAGAGGCCGATATTGATGTTGTGGCTGTCCTCTGGTTTAAGCGTTGGGTTTGCGCTGAGATCCTGCGCGTCGCCAAATAATTCGTTGTTTTCAGGTAATCTGGAAGCTTTCTCATAGGAAGCTTTCAATTGTAGGGTTGGATTGACAAAGTAAGAAGCCGCAAATCCATAACCTAATTTATTGACCGTCGTTTCTACATTTTTGTAGCTTTCATTTTTCTTGACTTCTTCAAAGTACTTCCCTTTTTGGTTGTAATTTTTTACAAATATATTTACGTCCCATTGATCGGCTATGTTGGTACGATAACCTAATGCAGTACTGTTTTTAATTGTTTTCCGTGGTAACTTGTTGATTTCGAGATCAGGGTAATATTTATCTTTCCCTTTGCGGTCAAATGTTGTCAATAGGTGATTGACCATAAGATGGTTTTTTTCATTGATCGCATAGGAGAGATTGGCAATGAAGTTGCCATTGTTATTGTTGAAACGATAATCGCGTAGTTCGTTTTCACCGCCGGGAGCATTCGGGTTATTCTTGTCTTTGGGTTCACTCTCTCCGGACCAGGTGAATCTTCTATTCACTGTATCCAGACTGCGTTCTTTGCCGAAGTTGTATCGACCAAATATGTTGACATCTAGCCCCTTTACAAATAGATCTTTTTTGACGTATTTTACATTGGGTTGGATGATATTGCCCAAAGCTTCTCTGCCGCCATAAACATCGTCCATGTGGTTTCCGGTCTGGATTTCTTTTTTGTTTTCTCCTAGTGTTATTCCAAAGAGAAGCTGATCTGCATAGTTCTTGTTGGAGACCCCGATATTGTACACAAGGGTTTCATTTCGGTAGGTGTCATGAAAGCGCCTTCTTCTTCCCTTAGTATATTTTCCGGTTTCGAAATCAGCCGTCCGCACATTCACCCAGTAATTGTTGTCCGAATAATTTTGGAAGGCTGACAAGGTCATCGTTAATCCATTATTCGATATATATCCTGCGTTTACCGCAGTTTTATGTGTATTGAAGGAACCATAAGAATAAGAAACATCAAGGTATTTGCCAGGGTCATTTTTGGTGACAATATTCACAGCACCACCTAAAGCATCGCCACCTAGCCATACTGGAACAACACCTTTATACACTTCCACGCGTTCGGCAAAATTGATGGGGATATTATTCAATTGAAATGATGAACCAAAATTGTCCATTGGAATACCATCCAAAAATAACTTGACCTGATTACCGGAAAATCCATTGATACTAAACGATATATTAGATCCGACGCCTCCGGATTCTCTCAAACGTACGCCCGAGACTCTATTCAGTGCCTGACCGATATCTAAAGTCGTATTGTACAGTTTTTTTGCATCTATTGCGGAGACGTTGTAAGGTTGTCGTGTTACTTCATTTGCAGTAGATCGACCTATCACTTCAACCTCCGCCATGATTTTTTGATCTGGGATCATCTGTATTTCAAATAGATCAATAACACCTTTATTACAGGTTATTGGCCGATTGATGATCTGATATCCGACCGCGGAAATCGTAACCTGATGATTACCGAAAGAAATTCCGCTTATTTTGAAAAAACCATTTCTGTCTGCTTTGGCTCCTTTCTTTGTACTAGATAGCAGAATGGTGGCCCCAGGAATAGGCTCGTTCGATGTATTGGT encodes the following:
- a CDS encoding TonB-dependent receptor; translation: MSKFKIVWLLFLLIISFPSHAQQLAEVKGRVTNTSNEPIPGATILLSSTKKGAKADRNGFFKISGISFGNHQVTISAVGYQIINRPITCNKGVIDLFEIQMIPDQKIMAEVEVIGRSTANEVTRQPYNVSAIDAKKLYNTTLDIGQALNRVSGVRLRESGGVGSNISFSINGFSGNQVKLFLDGIPMDNFGSSFQLNNIPINFAERVEVYKGVVPVWLGGDALGGAVNIVTKNDPGKYLDVSYSYGSFNTHKTAVNAGYISNNGLTMTLSAFQNYSDNNYWVNVRTADFETGKYTKGRRRRFHDTYRNETLVYNIGVSNKNYADQLLFGITLGENKKEIQTGNHMDDVYGGREALGNIIQPNVKYVKKDLFVKGLDVNIFGRYNFGKERSLDTVNRRFTWSGESEPKDKNNPNAPGGENELRDYRFNNNNGNFIANLSYAINEKNHLMVNHLLTTFDRKGKDKYYPDLEINKLPRKTIKNSTALGYRTNIADQWDVNIFVKNYNQKGKYFEEVKKNESYKNVETTVNKLGYGFAASYFVNPTLQLKASYEKASRLPENNELFGDAQDLSANPTLKPEDSHNINIGLSYTKKWNENNHIIIDANYTYRNATDFIRLYISPLNSSNKRESKYLNLRSVLNNGVDINVKYFYKNRFSIGGNLTYQNIINNTKVEPGQVVESSVYKDRMPNIPYLYGNADAAYYLHHFGGKHNTLTIGYNLQYIHAFFLDFPSLGTPAQRFIIPEQLSHDVNIVYAMASGKYNVALECNNLTDATRYDNFEMQKPSRSFNVKFRYFIRKK
- a CDS encoding DUF4374 domain-containing protein, with the translated sequence MKKSNYFRLLTVACSVLAITACSKDKPVEGGEDQGNSKKKEKFVFIVTGQGSSESGSSGTYIVTTDDVSQGNLSIVGNGMPATEFSFINQNNHVFGLTYGGQGPITPYTIDTKGDLQRLTDDQVNAETAGIFGNYGEKNVILGTTNRSMANPVATLRNYDAQNFSIANKNTVDLSKVLGDKRMAIWTGVFQVGNKIYIPFQSGDGSDNWGGDFTTTDTTYIGIFSYPELKFEKTIRDGRGSHIGNWFAQQGLAVDDQGDAYVWFSANEASLPTKNKSGFLRIKKGTDEFDKDYYFDIESLGKGKIGRGSYLKDNKFLMTIYNKGEQAEGIGGGLVKLYIVDIQTKKMTELLEIPAHEQQGYKDVVYVDKGGAQAYYTCQDKDDKQYYTYIIDINNATAKRGLKFTGISQVSSMSKISY
- a CDS encoding PepSY-associated TM helix domain-containing protein — translated: MLSKINAWLHLWLGIAAGIPVIILGITGCVLVFEHDIKELTTNYIQVAAQKSEEQLPPSAIYTSVKATLPEYEIASAWYYGLDKSVKVTLDHSDSLVYVNPYTAEVLAIVNHEDFFHFMDEGHRHLWMPQKIGRQVVGWSTLIFFILLLTGLVLWWPKKWNRRSREQSFTIKWKAKFKRINYDLHNVLGFYSLTIAFVMCFTGLIMSFPWIRSSVVWMAGGYPNKPKTEKNNKPELPDQPLNDALAVADQIWYKVRHEYAKYNKEAVIVHYPEPDEKTVSACTDMEGGTWRDLNFDRNTLELTGRKQGPIDEANAAEWLMRSNYALHTGFIGGMTTKIIYFVASLVCATLPITGFYIWWGKKRKTIKKRNALH